DNA from Gottschalkia purinilytica:
CTAAAATATTTATTAGCGTACTTGGAGATGAAAAAAGTGGAGAAAATACTATCAAAGGACTTGAGTCAGCAAGTGGATTTATCAGAAAAGAAATAGGAAAAAACTTAAGCCTCAGATATACTCCAGAGCCAGTATTTGAATTGGATAATTCTATAGAATATGGAATAAAAATATCAAAGATTTTAGATGATATAAATAAAAAGTAAAGAGGAATTTTGTGCTATGAATAATATGTTTAATAGTGTAAAAAATGATATATTAGAGAAAATAAAAACTAGCGATAAAATATATATTATGTCCCACATAGATCCTGATGGAGACAGTATAGGCTCTATTTTAGGATTAGGATTATCTCTAAATAGAATTTTAAATAAAGACATAAACATAGCTGTAAATGATGATATACCATCAAATTTTGAGTTTTTGCCAATCAAACATATAGGTAAAATAAATAGCAATGATAAAATAGACTTATTAATAACTTTGGATTGCGCTGATATAGGTAGATTAGGATTTGAAGAAGACTTTCTTAATAACATAAAATATATTATAAATATAGATCATCATGTGACTAATACTAATTTTGGTGATATTAATATAGTGAATCACAATGCCAGCTCGACTTGTGAAGTTGTTTATGAGTTACTAGAGGAAATGAATATAGGCTTAACTGTTGATATTGCTACTTGTCTATATGTAGGAATATCAACAGACACAGGTAGCTTTAAATATGGAAATACTAGTTCTAGAACACATTTAATAGCTTCAAACTTATTAGAGAAAGGTATTGATATAGGTAAAATTAATACAGAACTATATCAAAAAAGAAGTGTAGGAAGAACAAAACTCTTAATGGA
Protein-coding regions in this window:
- the rbfA gene encoding 30S ribosome-binding factor RbfA codes for the protein MSEKRLGRIGEEIKKIVSNIIMNELKDPRISSMTSITQVQVTKDLRFAKIFISVLGDEKSGENTIKGLESASGFIRKEIGKNLSLRYTPEPVFELDNSIEYGIKISKILDDINKK
- a CDS encoding DHH family phosphoesterase, whose amino-acid sequence is MNNMFNSVKNDILEKIKTSDKIYIMSHIDPDGDSIGSILGLGLSLNRILNKDINIAVNDDIPSNFEFLPIKHIGKINSNDKIDLLITLDCADIGRLGFEEDFLNNIKYIINIDHHVTNTNFGDINIVNHNASSTCEVVYELLEEMNIGLTVDIATCLYVGISTDTGSFKYGNTSSRTHLIASNLLEKGIDIGKINTELYQKRSVGRTKLLMESLNNLELLNNDKVAIVSLTSDMFDRCNSSKKDADSIVDFIRDISTVEVACVLKEVDYEKIKISLRSKEYVDVSKIATEFEGGGHSKASGCTIFSNIEEAKEKILKKILEAI